The genomic segment GCGGCCAGCACGCGGCGGATGGTATCGGGAGCGACGGGCTTCGGCAGAAAACCACGCACGGATTTGCGGCTGTCCACCGCCTGGCTGACTTTCATGTCCACTCCTGCTCAGGCGAACGGCGGCTCGCCGCTCCAGTCGAAGAAGTCCGGCAGGTCCTGCGACACGCGATCCGGGAAGGCGGCGGGGCGCTTTTCGAGGAAGGCGCTGACGCCTTCCTTGACATCGGCCGAACGGCCGCGCGACAGGATCGCCCGGCTGTCGAGCTTGTGCGCCTCCATCGGGTGGCTGGCCCCGGCCATGCGCCAGATCAGCTGGCGCGAGATCGCGACGGACACCGGCGCCGCGTTGTCGGCGATTTCCCGCGCAATGGCGCGCGCGGCCGGCAACAGGTCCTCGGGCGCATGGAGCGAGCGGACCAGGCCGCGCTCGAACGCTTCCTGGGCCGAGAACACGCGGCCGGTGTAGCACCATTCGAGCGCGGTCGAGATACCGACCACGCGCGACAGGAACCACGAAGACGCGGCTTCCGGCGTAATGCCGCGCCGTGCGAACACAAAGCCGAACTTGGCATCGGTGGACGCCAGCCGGATGTCCATGGGCAGCTGCATGGTCACGCCGACGCCGACCGCCGCGCCGTTCACCGCGCCGATGACCGGCTTGAGGCTGCGGAAGATGCGCAGCGACACGCGGCCGCCGCCGTCGCGGTGGGCCGTGTCGGGCTTTGCGCCATAGCGCTTCTCGTAGTCGAAGGTGGAGCTGCCGCCCGACAGGTCCGCGCCCGCGCAGAAGGCGCGGCCGGAACCCGTGACGATGACGGCGCGCACGTTGTCATCGGCATCGGTGGCGTCGAAGGCGGCGATCAGGTCCTGCATCATCTGGCCGGTGAAGGCGTTGAGCTGCTCGGGCCGGTGCAGGGTGATGGTCGCTATGCCGTCTTCCACGGCATAGCGCAGGGTCTCGAAGGTCGGGGTGGGTTGGTTCATGACGGTCCAGGCGGCGTGGGTGGGTCTGGCCCACACTAGTGCAGAATGCGTCTCCTGCAATCGTCGCTTCCGACGAAGCTAAGGCGCGCGCGGGCACCTTAGACTGCCCTGCGTGGCGCAGGCTGCCCGGGACGGCAGGCCGCGCGGCTGAAACCAAGGACAACCATGAAGACACGTATCACCGAAATGCTGGGAATCCGCTACCCGATCATCCAGGGCGGCATGCAATGGGTGGGTTATGCCGAGATGGCGGCTGCTGTTTCCAATGCCGGCGGGCTGGGCATCCTGACCGCGCTGACGCAGCCGACGCCCGAGGCGCTGGCCGAGGAAATCCGCCGCTGCCGTGAAATGACCGATCGTCCCTTCGGTGTCAATCTCACGCTGCTGCCGTCGATCAACCCGCCGCCGTATGCGCGCTATCTCGATGCCATCATCGAAAGCGGCGTCAAGGTGCTGGAAACGGCAGGCAACAATCCCAAGGAACACATCGCGCGCGCCAAGGCCGCCGGCCTGAAGGTGATCCACAAGTGCGTGGCGATCCGACACGCGCTGTCGGCCGAGCGCCTGGGTGTCGACGCGGTGTCGATCGACGGTTTCGAGTGCGCGGGCCATCCCGGCGAAGACGATGTGCCGGGCATGGTGCTGATTCCGCTGGCGGCGCGCCGGCTGAAGATTCCCGTCATCGCGTCGGGTGGCATCGCCGACGGCCGCGGCATGGCAGCGGCCCTGGTGCTGGGCGCCGAGGGCGTGAACATGGGCACGCGCTTCTGCGCCACGCGCGAGGCGCCCATCCACGACAACATCAAGCAAGCGCTGGTTGCCGCCAGCGAGCGCGACACCAACCTGATCTTCCGCACCATGCACAACACCGCGCGCGTGCTGAAGAACGCCGTGTCGGATGAGGTGGTCAGCATCGAACGCCGCCCGGGCGGGGCCGAGTTCGAGGAAGTGCGGCACCTGGTCGCCGGTCAGCGTGGCAAGGCGGCGCTGGTATCGGGCGAGCCCGATGGCGGCATCGTGAGCGCGGGCCAGTGCGTGGGCCTGATCGACGATGTGCCGAGCTGCGAGGAACTGGTCGCGCGCATGGTGGCGGAGTGCCGCGAGCAACTCGGCGTCGCTTCGCGCTATTTCGGCTGAGGCCATGGCGGAAGCGGAGATTGCCGCCATGGCGGCCGGCGACGAGGCCTCGGCCGGGGGCGTGCCCGAGGGCTTCGTGGCCTTGCGCAAGCTGGACGGCTACATGGGCCACTTCGGCCAGCTGTACGTCAATTTGCAGCGCCGGACCCTGGCCGTGCGCGTCGGCGAGCACCATCTGAACAATCTCGGCATTCCGCACGGCGGCATGCTGGCCACGCTGGCCGATACGGCGATCGGGATGATGATGCAGATCGAGACCAAGCGGAAGAACAACGCCGTCACGGTCAACCTGAGCCTGGACTACCTCGATGCCGCGCGCGTCGGCGACTGGCTCGAGGCACGCGTGGAATTCGACAAGCTCGGGGCGCGCCTGCGCTATGGCACATGCCGCGTGATGAGCGGCGAGCGCTGCCTGCTGCGCGCGACCGCCATTTTCGCCGTGCTCGCGCCGCGGACCTGATCGGCGGCGCTCGTTTCGTCGCTTCCGACGACGCGCGCGCCGCACGGCATCCCCAGAATGCGTGCATCTAGGCTATACGGCTGGCCATTGTCGCCGGCATCGTTCAAGGAGATCACATGGCAGAGGCATATATCGTTGGTGCGGTACGTACCGCGGGTGGACGCAAAGGCGGCAGGCTGGCCGGCTGGCATCCGGCCGACCTGGCTGCTGAAGTACTCAACGCGCTGCTCGACCGCACCGGTGCCGATCCCGCGCTGGTCGAAGACGTCATCATGGGTTGCGTGAGCCAGGTCGGCGAACAGGCCGGCAACGTGGCGCGCAACGCCATCCTGGCGTCCCGCCTGCCCGAAAGCGTCCCGGGCACCTCGGTCGACCGCCAGTGCGGTTCGTCGCAACAGGCGCTGCACTTTGCGGCGCAGGCGGTGATGTCGGGTGCGATGGACATCGTCATCGCCGCTGGCGTGGAAAGCATGACGCGCGTGCCGATGGGACTGTCGTCGCAACTGCCGGCCAAGAATGGCTTTGGCGTGCCGAAGAGCCCGAACATCGAGCAGCGTTACCCGGGCGTGCAGTTCAGCCAGTTCACGGGCGCGGAAATGATCGCGCGCAACTACGGCTTTTCGCGCGAGGACCTGGACCGTTACGCATTGCTGAGCCACCAGCGCGCCGCCGCTGCGACCCGCGCGGGCCGCTTCAACGCCGAGATCGTGCCGGTAGAAGTCCGCCTGGCCGATGGCACCCGTAACGGCGAGCTGCATACCGCCGACGAAGGCATTCGCGCGGATGCGACGCTGGAATCGATCGGCAGCGTCAAGCTGATCGCCGAAGGCGGGCGCGTGACCGCAGCCACGGCCAGCCAGATCTGCGACGGCGCGGCAGGCCTGATGGTGGTCAACGAAGCCGGCCTGAAGAAGCTGGGCGTCAAGCCGCTGGCGCGCGTGCACCACATGACCGTGATCGGCCATGATCCGGTGATCATGCTGGAGGCGCCGCTGCCGGCAACGCAGCACGCGCTCAAGAAGGCAGGCATGAGCATCAACGACATCGACCTGTACGAAGTGAACGAGGCCTTTGCGCCTGTGCCGCTCGCATGGCTCAAGGCGACGGGTGCGGATCCGGAACGACTGAATGTCCATGGCGGCGCCATCGCGCTGGGCCATCCGCTGGGCGGCTCGGGCGCCAAGCTGATGACCACGCTGATCCATTCGCTCCATACGCATGGCAAGCGCTACGGCCTGCAGACCATGTGCGAAGGCGGCGGGCTGGCCAACGTCACCATTATCGAGCGCCTGTAAGCGCTGCATTCGCCCGGTACGGCGGTGGGCAAGGTGTAAAGGGGGCAGTACCGGCGGCGCGGGCATGTCAAAGTGCCCGCGCCAGTTGCCGGGGCCACGCTCCATTCCGAGCCCGGATCCCCGGGAATCCATCCGGCAGGACCCATTGGCGGCGCCAGGCGCCGCGGACTCAGGCGAACGTCTGCGCGCTGCGGCGGTCCGGCAGCTCCAGGTGCGGCACGCTGTTGAAACTCAGCAAGCGCCGCGTGCCGCGGCCGACGATGATTTCGCAGAACCCTGTATTGCGGAACTGAAGGTTCAGCTCGATGGCCGTTTGCGCAGGAGCGCCCAGCAGGTCGGCGGCTGCGCGGCCGATGGCGCCACCCGAGCTGACCACCAGGATGGCATCTTCACGCGAGGCACCTTCGCATGCCTGCATCAGCGCCGCGTCGATGCGTGCACCGAACTCGGCCCATGATTCCGGCATATCGGCCAGGGTGTCCTGGGTCCATGCCTGGTAGGCCGCCCTGAACGTACGCCAGTAGTCCTGGTAGTCGCCGTTCTGGTGGGCTCGATGGTCTGCGCCGCCGGTATAGGACCGGTACAGCGCTTCGCCGTCGTATTCGTTCAGGCCCGGATGCGATTCAATCGAGGATCCGCAGGTGCCCATGGCTGAGAGAATCTCGGCGGCCGTGTCCCGCTGGCGCACCAGCGTGCCGGCCACGACGCGCTTCAGGCCGATGCCCCGATCACGGAAATACTCGCCGAGCCAGCGCGCCTGCCGCCGGCCGGTTTCGGAAAGGCAATCGTAATTGGCCGCGCCGAACGAGGCCTGTCCGTGCCGTACGAGGAAGAGGGTTGCCATGAATGATTTCTAGGTTCGATTTGCCACGAATCAGCGGAGCGGTGGCAGGAACGGCCGGATGCACCGAAGGACACATCCAGTGTGTAAGCGGATTCTAGGGGGCTTGCATGCGCCGTCAAAGCAAGGCGCATGCAAATTCATAGCGGCTATCGCCGGCCTGCATTACCTTCGGCCGGCAACAGGCAGGCACCCGTAACGGGAGTCAGGCCGGCGCCACTTCCACGCCCAGGTAGGCGGTCAGCATGCGAGTCATCTCGACTGGCAGCCGTTCGTCGTCCAGATGGAACGGCCCGGAATCGTTGAGCACCGCGTTGACAAGCATGCTGAATACCGCCTGCATGGCAAAGCGCACTCGCTGCTCAGCCTCGGTGGCGGGCAAGGGCAGGCGCGGCACCAGCAGCAGCACCATGCACTCGACCACCGCGTCGCCGTTCTGGCGATGTGGCAGCCATTCCTCAGGGCGAGTCGAAGCATGCCGTAGTGAAGCGCGGATGACGCCACGGTTGGCAATGACGCCGAGCACGAGGAAGCGCATGGTCTTCTCAAGCACCGTGTGCGTTGCGACATCCTCCCACCGCTGCTGGGCCAGGTAGCGTTCGACTGACTCGGCCGTTTCCTGGATCACCAGGGCGCGCAAGGCCTCGAAGTAGGCCATCTTGTCGCGGAAGCGGCCATAGAAGGCCCCCACCGACACCTGGCAGGCCGCAGCGATCTGGGCCACGGATACTGCGGCAAAGTCCCGTTGCGCCAGCAGTTCGCGTCCCGCGCCGAGCAGTGCCTGTTCGGTTTCGCGTGCGCGGCGCTGGCGCGGTGGCTGCAGGATCGAGGGGGTCTCCACGCGCGGAAAGGCGGAAGACGGGAAGGTGCCTCCTGTTGTAGTGTCTCGCATTTTTTATTTAGATAATTCGAATTACGATTCGGTTTTGAACCATACGGGCAGGGTGGTGGGGACGTCAAGCACGTTTTCACATTTCCGTCTGGTACGTCACTTGATATCGCGACGGTCTTACGGGGCGCGGGACGCCCACTCCTCATGTGCCGCGATCTACAGCGAACCAAACAGGGCACCGAGTCCATAGGTGAATGCCGCGGCCATGGCGCCAATCAGGATCTGCCTGGCGGCGGAGAACCAGCCATTGCGGCCATTGAAGGTTGACGTGCCCCACCCGACCAGACCCAGGGCTCCAAGGCAGGCCAGGATGCTCGACAGCTTTGCCGAAGGGCCGCTAGTGACCAGGAAGGGCAGCAGGGGCACCAGCGCGCCGCTGCCATACAAGACGAACGAGATCACTGCCGCCTGCACCGGATTGCCGCCGCGCTCCTTGGGGTTGATGCCAAGGACATCGCGCGCGAAGGTGTCGACCGCTGCCTTCGGGTTGCGCATGATTTCCGCCGCTTCACGCTCGGCGTCTGCGCGCGTGACGCCTTTGGCGGCAAGCACCGATACCAGCCTGTGCATGGCTGTGTCCGGCGCGTGCGCAATTTCGTGGGCCATGTCGCTCAGTCGCTTGGTGTTCATCTCGCGGCTGTTGGTGACCGACAGCCACTCGCCCAGCGCCATCGAGCACGCGCCAGCGATCAGGCCGGCGAGGCCTGCCAGAACCACGGCTTCACGCGTGGCCGCCGCGCCTTCCATGCCCATGACCAGGCAAAAGCTGGAGACCAGGCCATCGTTGACGCCGAGCACCGCGGCGCGCAGGGCGTTGCCGGTGGGGCGGTGGATCAGCCTGCGCACACGGGAGGCGAGACCGGCATGAGGTGGGGCATCGGACAAGGGCATGTCGCGTGGGGGGCACAGGTTGGTTCTCTGTGTAACGAACTTAGCAGCGGCCGGGCTTCAGCGAAAGCGCGGCTCGAGGTCCTCGCGCATCCATGCAAGGAAGGCGCGAGTGCGGGCCGGCAGCAGGCGCGCGTGCGGATAGATCAGCGATAGTGGCCAGGCGGGCAGTTCGAAAGGCTCGAGCACAATGCGCAACTGCCGGTGCCGGACCAGTTCGTCGACCTGGTAGGACAGGAAATGCCCGAAGCCCGCGCCGGCCGCGCACGCGGCCACCGCGGGAGCGGTCTGGTTGAATTCCAGGTTGCCCGTGACCGGTACCTGGAATTCCTTGCCTTGCTGCTGGAAGGTCCACCAGTGTGCGCTGGAGCCTGTCACGCGGATGCACGCAGCATGGGCCAGTTCATCTGGGTGCCCTGGCACGCCATGGCGGCGCAGTAGCGCCGGCGTGGCCACAACGACTCGGCGGATGTGGCCGACAGTCTGCGCGACCAGCGTGGAATCGGCCAGCGGACCGATGCGCACGCCGACATCCAGGTCCTCTTCGAGCAGGTTGACGACACGGTCGGTGAATGACATGCGGCATTGCACCTTCGGGTAGCGCTGTGCGAAGCGTGTCACGGCGGGGGCTACGTACATCTGGCCAAACAGCATCGGTGCGGTCAGGTGGAGCTGGCCGGTTGGCTCGACGTGGCGTTCGGTCAGACCGGCTTCCACTTCGTCGATGGTGGCAAGGATGCGTCTGCAGCTGTCGAGATAACGCCGGCCCTCGTCAGTGAGCGACAGGCGCCGGGTGGTGCGGTTGAGCAGGCGGACCTGCAGCGCCGACTCCAGTGCGGCCAACGAACGTACCACGGCTGGCAGCGAGGAATCGAGCGACGCGGCGGCGGCGGTCAGGCTGCCGTCGTCGACGATGCGCACGAAAGTCTGCATGGCTCTCAGCTTGTCCATGTCGGCACATTACTCCGATTTCCGGAGTAGTCAAATACGATCGGTCATCTTTATTGCGAGCCTGGCCAATCCCACAATGACCTCATTCCATCCCCAGCCAACGGAGTCTGCCATGCCCAATCCGACCGCGCCGTCCGCTCCCCCGACACCGCTGATCCTGTATCGCTTTCCGCTGTCCGGCCACGCGCACCGCGCGGAACTGATGCTTTCCTTGCTGGGCCTGCCATACCGGCTGGTCGACGTCGACCTGCGTGGCGGCGAGCACAAGCGCGAGGCGTTCCTGCGTCTCAATCCGTTCGGGCAGGTGCCGGTGCTCGATGACGCCGGCACGATCGTCAGCGACTCGAATGCCATCCTGGTGTACCTTGCCATGCGCTATGACGACGGCAACTGGCTGCCGCGCGATCCGGCCGGGGCCGCGGCGGTGCAGCGCTGGCTGTCGGTCGCGGCGGGAGAGATCGCGTTCGGTCCCGCCGCGGCGCGCCTTTCCGTGCTGTTCGGTGCCGCGCTGCCGGTTGAGGATGCGCGCGCCCGTGCCAACCGCCTGTTTGCGCTGATGGAGCCGATCCTGGCCGGCCAGCCGTTCCTGGCGGCCAGCCACGCCACGTTGGCCGATGTGGCCGCATACAGCTACATCGCGCGGGCGGAAGAGGGCGGCGTCGACCTGTCGCCATACCCGGCGCTCAATGCCTGGCTTCGGCGCATCGAGACACTGCCCGGATTCGTCCCGATGCCGGTGTCGCACGCAGGGCTCGCCGCTTGAGCGAACGCTCGCGAGCCAGCTGGCCGCGCGCGCTTTGACCATCCAGGAGTTCATCATGGAACTGCCCGAACGACCCGATCGCGATTCCCCCTTTCATGCCGGCGAGCTTGCCGCTCAGGAGCGTGCAGGCGTGCGCGAGCGGATGGATGCCGCTGGCTGGCGAATGATCCGTGCCGAGATGCCCGAGCAGCACCGGACGTTCTTTGGTCAGCTGCCGTTCCTGGTTGCCGGTGCGGTCGACGACAGTGGGCTGCCGTGGGCGACACTGCTGACGGGGGAGCCGGGCTTTGCCTATTCGCCTGACCCGGGCCATCTGCGCGTGGATGCCTTGCCAACGGCCGGCGACCCGCTCCAGCCATGGCTGAAGGAGGGAAGGCGCATTGGTCTGCTCGGCATCGAGCTGCCAACGCGGCGCCGCAATCGCATGAACGGCACGATCGCCATGCGTGATGACGGCGGCATCACCGTGGCGGTCGAACAGAGCTTCGGTAACTGCCCGCGCTATATCCAGTTGCGCCAACTGGACCACGCCCGGTCTTCGGAGCCGTCGGCCGTTGCATGGCAGGGAAGTGAACTGGATACGGCCGCCATGGCCCTGCTGCGCAGTGCGGACACCCTGTTCGTCGCCAGCCACTACAAGGCGAAGCAAGGCGAGGTTAGCGGCGATGGCGAAGGCGTCGATGTGTCTCACCGCGGCGGCAAGCCAGGCTTCATTCGCGTGGACGACGCGCGCACGCTGACCTTTCCAGATTTCAGCGGCAACAATCTCTTCAATACCATTGGCAACCTGCTGGTCAATGCGCGTGCCGGGATCGTCGTGCCGGACTTCTGCAACGGTTCCCTGCTGCATCTCAGTGGCGAAGCCGAAGTGATCTGGGATGGCGCCGAGGTCCGTGCTTTTGCGGGCGCGGAGCGGCTGGTGCGCGTGCATGTGGCTTCCGTTGTGTGCCGCGAACATGCGCTGCCATGGCGTGGGCAACTTCATGAGTACTCCCCGTGGCTGGCAGACACCGGCTCCTGGGCGGAAGGCTGGCGCGGGGCTTGAACGATTAGCACCAGACCTTGTTTGCATGGAAAGCCAATGTGAGGGCTACAAAAATGTCATAAAAACGTCACAATAGCGGCTGGCCGTCGCCGGACGTCTGCCGCTACCGCTGGTATCCGCGGTGGCCCATACAAGGAGAAATAAGACATGAAGACGTCGAAGAACGAGCCGCGGTCCCGTCCGAACCCTTTCCGGCGTGCCCTGCTTGCCTTGGCCGCGGCACCGCTCGCCATCGCGGCGGGTACCGCGCAAGCGGCGTGGCCTGAGAAGCCGATCAGGCTGGTGGTGGCCTTCCCGCCGGGCGGGCCGGTCGATACCCACGCGCGGCTGCTGGCGGAAAAGCTGCAGCCGCTGCTTGGCCAGTCGATCGTGCTGGACTACAAGGCTGGTGCCGCGGGCAATATCGGCTCCGACAACGTCGCCAAGTCGGCCCCGGACGGCTACACCTTGCTACTGGCCAATACCGGACAGATGGCCATCAACAATTCGCTGTATCCGAAGCTGCCATACAGCATGCCGAAGGATTTCGCACCGGTCGCGCGTACCGCGCTCATTCCGCTTGTGATGGTGGTGAACAACAACGTGCCGGCGCGCAACCTCAAGGAGTTCATCGCTTACGCCAAGGCCAACCCCGGGAAGCTGAATTTTGCGTCGGGCGGCAACGGCGGCATCTCCCACCTGATGCCCGAACTGTTCAAGCAGGCATCGGGCACGTTCATCGTGCACATCCCCTACAAGGGCAGCGCACCGGCATTGACCGACGTGATGGGCGGCCAGGCGCAGATGATGGCCGATTCGATCCCGCTGTTCACGCAATACATCAAGGCTGGCAAAGTGCGCGCACTAGGCGTGACATCGAAGCAGCGCTCGCCGGCCTTGCCCGACGTGCCGACCCTGGAAGAGGGCGGCCTGAAGGGATTCGAAGTGGTGGGCTTCTACGGCATGCTCGCGCCGGCGGGCACGCCGAAGGAAATCGTGGCGCGCCTCTCGAACGCTTTGCATACGGTACTGGCCGACCCGGATACCAAGTCCAGGCTGGAGCAGCAGGGCGCCGAGCCTGCCTGGCAGTCGCCGGAGGCTTTTACGGCCACCATCGTGGCAGAGCAGAAGCGCTGGGGGCAGGCTGTAAAAGTGTCGGGCGCCAAGATCGACTGAGTCCGGCAGCGCCGGAAGCTGCGCGTACGCCGGCCCTTATTGGAGGGTGCGGTGTTTGAGTGCGCCGCAATTCCCGACGAGCGTGGTGACGCAGCAAGCGTCGCCGCGCCATTCTCCCCACATGACCGCGTCGTCCGGCCCCGCTACCAGCCGGCGTTCGCAGCGGCCAGGCGGGCGCGATGCATCCGCGCCGGCGTCGTGGGCTTCAGTGCCCGGTGGCCTGGCGGGTGGCGGCACAATATCTTGCCAAACGTAGGCCGTGCCGCCGGGTACCGCCTGCACGGTCTGCGGTGGCCCCCACTGAGCCTTGGCCTCGTCGATGGGTACCCCCTTCCAGGAGTCGAGCAAGTCCTGCATCGTACGGTTTTCCATGCTGGCGCAAGCACTGGTCAGTGTCATTGCGAATGCTGCTGCCGCTGCGGGGGCAGTACAAACGATCGCGGCCCGGCGGGCGCGCCGGGCGAGGAGAAGGAAACATGAGGCCGGCATGGGGCGACTCCGCGGCTGCACATCAGGGAGCCAGGCCCCTCAATGAAGGCTAGCGGAGCCGCTCCGAGCGGTGCAAGCGGGCTATGCGTGCTGGCGCACGGAGGCTCGGAACTTTGACGCGTCAGACGTCGAACAGACCTGGCGATGGTTGATGCCGGGCCCGAGCCTTGCCTGATACCTGCCTGCGTGGTGCTGTCGAAATGGCACCGTCGTTGGAAACGGGGGGCTCGCAAAGGGCAAGCTCGAAGCTGCGCGTAGAGGCAAGGTGCACGACGTGCGGCATCCACTGCGGCAGCCGTGAAACCAGGATCTGGTAGGTATCCAGTTCGAATCGCGCAGGCGCTGCAAGCAGGGCCGCGGCATCATCTTGGGTTGGTGCCGAGCCCAAATAGCACCAGTCCTCCACGACATGCCACCAGTTTTGCGTTCCCGAAGCTTCGGACCAGGCGACCGGGCCACTGAAGGGCCAGGGTTTGAGTTCCGATCCCGCCATGGCCTTGGCGATTCTCGCGCGGTGGCTGCGTGAATCCTCTTCACCGACGCAGGCACCCTCACATCGGTGAAGCTGTCGCGCGAAACAGGGACTACCTGCGCGTGTCGTCTTCTCCAGCAAAAGCGTTGCGTGGCAGAGTTGATGATCATCGGCCAGCCGGCGAAGCCAGGCTTGCGCTGCGCCTCGGCTCGGGAACGTGCCATACAGATGGCCGCGGCGGCTGAAGTCGGTGTCGTCGTCCGAACGCAGGCGCGGCACGGGCAGTTCCGGAGCCAGCTCCCACGTGTACAGCCGGTTGTTCCGGCGCAGCATCTGATTGTGGATGGGCTGCATGGACTTGACCAGGCTTGCTTCGAGCAGCAGGGCGCCGATTTCCCCGCCGGTCTCGCGCCATTCCACGCGCCGGACTAGCCGGGCCAGGCGCATGTCCTTGCCGACGCGGTGGTCGCCGGAGAAATGCGCGCCGATCCGTTGCCGCAGATGCACGCTCTTGCCTATATAGAGTGGCGCATCGTTGTCGCCGTAGAACAGATAGACTCCCGCGGTATCTGGCACGTCGTCCAGCGCCGTTTCTTCAAGGCCGGCGGGCAGGCTGGCGCGGCGGACCAGCGCTTGCGTGGCGGCAGCGATGAGCTCCACGGAATAAAGCGCATGGATCTTCTGCCAGAACTGCCAGAGCAGTTCGGCATCGGCCAGCGCCCGGTGGCGTGCGCGGGGCTCGAGCCCGAAGCGGGCAACAAGCGCGTCAAGCCCGTGCTTTGCCGCCGACGGGAACAGGGAGCGCGACAGCCTGACCGTGCACAGGACATCCGCACGGAAGGTGAGCCCGGCGCGGCGGAATTCGTTCTTCAGGAATCCGTAGTCGAAGCGCGCGTTGTGGGCGACGAAAAGCCGGCCTTGCAGCCGCTCGGCCAATGTCTCGGCGATCGACGCGAACGTGGGCTGACCTCGGACCATCTCATCCGTGATGCCGGTCAGGCGCTGGATGAACGGTGGAATGCTTGCGCCGGGGTCTAGCAGCGTGTCCCACTCCTGGATTCCATCCGGGCCGACCTCCACGACACCGATCTCGGTGATCCGGTCATGCTGGGCATCGGCGCCGGTGGTTTCCAGGTCCACGAACACGATTGGACGCAATAGCGCCGCCGCGAGGGATTGCGCGTCGGCGTAGGTCGCTTTTGCTGGCGGCTGGCCTGCGAGAGAGGGAGGAGTGTCCTGCATGAGCAGATTCTAAGGGGGCTGGGCCGGCGTCAGAGTGTGATTAAAAAACGCTTGCCAAGGCTGCCCTGGTCCCGTAGTATTCGCCCCCTCGCAACACGACGCGGCGCTGCAAAGCAGACGCAGCAAGGGTTGCGGGTCGATCGGGTGGTTCGGCAGCGCGCAGTTGGCGCAGCCAACCGAAGCAAAAAAGATTGCTGACCCTGGTTGACGAAGCGAAGAAAGTTCTGCATAATCTTCCTTCTCTGCTGCTGACAACGCAGCGCGCTGAACGGCAAAGCCGGCGGCGAAGTTCTTTAACAATCAAACAACCGATAAGTGTGGGCGCTGGGTAGCGGACGCACGAGGTCTTCGGACTTCGGAGCTTCAAAAGTTATCAGTGCTCGCACAGCAAAGCGTGACTGGATTTTCGGATCTGGTCAGTCAGTTTTCTGAGAGTGAGCGACCGCTCGAAAGAGCGAGGACCTTCGGGTCCACACAGAGATTGAACTGAAGAGTTTGATCCTGGCTCAGATTGAACGCTGGCGGCATGCCTTACACATGCAAGTCGAACGGCAGCGCGGGCTTCGGCCTGGCGGCGAGTGGCGAACGGGTGAGTAATACATCGGAACGTGCCCTGTCGTGGGGGATAACTAGTCGAAAGATTAGCTAATACCGCATACGACCCGAGGGTGAAAGCGGGGGACCGTAAGGCCTCGCGCGATAGGAGCGGCCGATGTCTGATTAGCTAGTTGGTGGGGTAAAGGCCCACCAAGGCGACGATCAGTAGCTGGTCTGAGAGGACGATCAGCCACACTGGGACTGAGACACGGCCCAGACTCCTACGGGAGGCAGCAGTGGGGAATTTTGGACAATGGGGGCAACCCTGATCCAGCAATGCCGCGTGTGTGAAGAAGGCCTTCGGGTTGTAAAGCACTTTTGTCCGGAAAGAAATCCTCTGGGTTAATACCTCGGGGGGATGACGGTACCGGAAGAATAAGCACCGGCTAACTACGTGCCAGCAGCCGCGGTAATACGTAGGGTGCGAGCGTTAATCGGAATTACTGGGCGTAAAGCGTGCGCAGGCGGTTTGATAAGACAGGCGTGAAATCCCCGGGCTTAACCTGGGAATGGCGCTTGTGACTGTCAGGCTAGAGTGCGTCAGAGGGGGGTAGAATTCCACGTGTAGCAGT from the Cupriavidus sp. WKF15 genome contains:
- a CDS encoding histidine phosphatase family protein, whose amino-acid sequence is MATLFLVRHGQASFGAANYDCLSETGRRQARWLGEYFRDRGIGLKRVVAGTLVRQRDTAAEILSAMGTCGSSIESHPGLNEYDGEALYRSYTGGADHRAHQNGDYQDYWRTFRAAYQAWTQDTLADMPESWAEFGARIDAALMQACEGASREDAILVVSSGGAIGRAAADLLGAPAQTAIELNLQFRNTGFCEIIVGRGTRRLLSFNSVPHLELPDRRSAQTFA
- a CDS encoding TetR/AcrR family transcriptional regulator; its protein translation is MRDTTTGGTFPSSAFPRVETPSILQPPRQRRARETEQALLGAGRELLAQRDFAAVSVAQIAAACQVSVGAFYGRFRDKMAYFEALRALVIQETAESVERYLAQQRWEDVATHTVLEKTMRFLVLGVIANRGVIRASLRHASTRPEEWLPHRQNGDAVVECMVLLLVPRLPLPATEAEQRVRFAMQAVFSMLVNAVLNDSGPFHLDDERLPVEMTRMLTAYLGVEVAPA
- a CDS encoding VIT1/CCC1 transporter family protein, which gives rise to MSDAPPHAGLASRVRRLIHRPTGNALRAAVLGVNDGLVSSFCLVMGMEGAAATREAVVLAGLAGLIAGACSMALGEWLSVTNSREMNTKRLSDMAHEIAHAPDTAMHRLVSVLAAKGVTRADAEREAAEIMRNPKAAVDTFARDVLGINPKERGGNPVQAAVISFVLYGSGALVPLLPFLVTSGPSAKLSSILACLGALGLVGWGTSTFNGRNGWFSAARQILIGAMAAAFTYGLGALFGSL
- a CDS encoding crotonase/enoyl-CoA hydratase family protein produces the protein MNQPTPTFETLRYAVEDGIATITLHRPEQLNAFTGQMMQDLIAAFDATDADDNVRAVIVTGSGRAFCAGADLSGGSSTFDYEKRYGAKPDTAHRDGGGRVSLRIFRSLKPVIGAVNGAAVGVGVTMQLPMDIRLASTDAKFGFVFARRGITPEAASSWFLSRVVGISTALEWCYTGRVFSAQEAFERGLVRSLHAPEDLLPAARAIAREIADNAAPVSVAISRQLIWRMAGASHPMEAHKLDSRAILSRGRSADVKEGVSAFLEKRPAAFPDRVSQDLPDFFDWSGEPPFA
- a CDS encoding acetyl-CoA C-acetyltransferase, giving the protein MAEAYIVGAVRTAGGRKGGRLAGWHPADLAAEVLNALLDRTGADPALVEDVIMGCVSQVGEQAGNVARNAILASRLPESVPGTSVDRQCGSSQQALHFAAQAVMSGAMDIVIAAGVESMTRVPMGLSSQLPAKNGFGVPKSPNIEQRYPGVQFSQFTGAEMIARNYGFSREDLDRYALLSHQRAAAATRAGRFNAEIVPVEVRLADGTRNGELHTADEGIRADATLESIGSVKLIAEGGRVTAATASQICDGAAGLMVVNEAGLKKLGVKPLARVHHMTVIGHDPVIMLEAPLPATQHALKKAGMSINDIDLYEVNEAFAPVPLAWLKATGADPERLNVHGGAIALGHPLGGSGAKLMTTLIHSLHTHGKRYGLQTMCEGGGLANVTIIERL
- a CDS encoding PaaI family thioesterase → MAEAEIAAMAAGDEASAGGVPEGFVALRKLDGYMGHFGQLYVNLQRRTLAVRVGEHHLNNLGIPHGGMLATLADTAIGMMMQIETKRKNNAVTVNLSLDYLDAARVGDWLEARVEFDKLGARLRYGTCRVMSGERCLLRATAIFAVLAPRT
- a CDS encoding nitronate monooxygenase family protein, encoding MKTRITEMLGIRYPIIQGGMQWVGYAEMAAAVSNAGGLGILTALTQPTPEALAEEIRRCREMTDRPFGVNLTLLPSINPPPYARYLDAIIESGVKVLETAGNNPKEHIARAKAAGLKVIHKCVAIRHALSAERLGVDAVSIDGFECAGHPGEDDVPGMVLIPLAARRLKIPVIASGGIADGRGMAAALVLGAEGVNMGTRFCATREAPIHDNIKQALVAASERDTNLIFRTMHNTARVLKNAVSDEVVSIERRPGGAEFEEVRHLVAGQRGKAALVSGEPDGGIVSAGQCVGLIDDVPSCEELVARMVAECREQLGVASRYFG